The Parambassis ranga chromosome 13, fParRan2.1, whole genome shotgun sequence genome contains the following window.
CCATCCCTGAACACGTACTGTTGCTCCAtctgcgctctctctctctctccctcgctctctctctctctcaatctctAAATACATTCATACAGGACTGCTGTACATATGGCCACCTCCCTAACCAACTCATACCACcaagtttctgtttttgttttttttggcctACAACTTGATTCATTTCTTAAAGTTATGTTTTTCACCGGAATTATATATCAATATCAATCTATTTGGGGTTTATAATCTGAATACCCATATTTAACTATTtatctttaaataaacatcatGGTGCTTCTCAGACGGTTGATTTAAATTTTAGACTCCAGCTCGTATTTTCTTAACTATCTTATTGTAAATCTGCAGCAGTCTGGGCCTGTTCGATATCTGAACTTAAATGTCTACAAGCGAATAAAATCCGAGGCTAGTATAcaaattatttctttctttcttgctttCTTATTATATTAGATCTCAGTTTTTGTAGTATGACTTTCGAGATAGTAAAGTAAAGAGACAAATCATTACTTATTTAACagtctattattattattattattattatgtttttgttttattatacattttgTAACTTGTATTAGGCCaacaaaacatacacaacaacaaaacaaaaacaacagcagcaataaCTACTACTACGAATAATAACAATCATCATCATATTTAGTTAATAAATGTGcctgaaacaaacagcaggacaACAGGTATTCGTAATCAAGTGTATGTCAGAGAGGCAGCAAGTAATCTTTGTGGTTAAAGGCCAGCTCGTTGACTTTTTAACGTCATCTGTAATATATTATTGATCAGAAATTACGTGCGCACGCACGGCGGGAAGACGCACTGAATAAACCACGAAGGCTAGATCCAACATAAACACCTGTAATTCACGGTGGAAGTTTGTTTGGCACAAAATCAGTTTATTTCAGCGCtgactttttttaatgtcagtCAGTGAAAACAGGCTGTAAGAAACACGCAGGTCAGAGTCGAGCTGCTGAGTCTGACATGGAGCAAACACCTCGCATGCTGGCTCCTTCCACAGACCGTTTTATCTTTTTACTTTGATGAAAAGTTGAGTTTTAGAAGAGGATAAAATTATTGGAAAACGATCTCCTTCCAATATTTAATCAGCTTTAAATCAACTtgtaaaatgataataataataataataacttttatAACCTACAGATCATTTTTGTGATGAAACCTCTTGCGCAGAGTTTCGAGTAAATTTTAGTCGGTgtcctgaaaagaaaacatttataaTCACAACTGAAAATAAACTTATCTCGAGGCAAAGTTGAAAGTGTGGAGGGGACGTGGGAGCTGTGCGTGTTTTTTACTCGTTTGATGGTTTGATGAAGGTGGAGGGAGCTGTTGTTGCAGAGTGTTGGAGTTGTTGCCCAATTCAGAAAAAGTCTTTTCTTCACAGTGTTGGCTGATAACACTGacaccatgcacacacatacagaccgcGGCACCAGTGACCCCAACCTGAGCTGGTGCATCCAAAAATCACGGCATGCAGGCATTTTGCGGGGCTGCTGCAGGAGAGGGAGGGTCTCCGGGTGTTTGGAAGTGGATCACTCTAAGAGACAGTCTTCTATATAAGTCCACACAGCAGCGGCTACCGAGTGGCCTCTCTAATCCGCCCGCTCCAGGGCTGGAGACGCCAGGCAGATCAACCAATTAAAAGAGTTATGCCAACGCCAGAAGCGCCGCAATAAGGCCCTTCCTAGTACTCACACCGAACAGAGGATACTCTCTATTAGAGCGATCAGGATGCAATCAGACACTGCGGGCAGATTACAGGCAAGACACGGAGCTTAGTTCAGAGGGTGCAAATGCAGCTCCGCTTTTGGACACCGGGAGATTTATTGGGGGGGATATAGTTGTCGATAGAGCGCGCAGGGGCCGCTGTTAGTGGTATAAGCACTTTCGGAAGGGTAGATTATGACCTCAACACAGACATTAAGGGATTTGATCAGCGCTTTGTTATAAGCAAGCCCGTACAGTGGCACGGACCGGGGCACCGATGCTGATCGCAATATGAGATGTTCAGGATCAAAGTGCTGCTAATTCTGGGGACGGAACAATAATCAAATCCTCTCACGTCTGCAAAGTGTCCCAAACCTGTGCCATTCTACCAGTGCACAAAGACACGTCCAGAAGAACATGATACAGCGTTCTAATGAACGCGAAATAAATCTAATTGCATTCTGTCAAGTGAAAAGAATGGCTGTCAAATCCATGCGAAGACTTGAAAGCATCCTAAATAGAAAGGTCAGAAGCAGGAGCTGATCATGTGGCTCAGTTATATTTAACATCTTAATTGGTTCAATAAGAGGATGTGTGTGGCGCCACCTGTAGATTACTTCATAACCCGCAGCACAAGCATATTAGTTACACGTGGTCCATTTATAGGTGCAGATaaggccgtgtgtgtgtgtgtgtgcgcgcgctacAGCATGTAGCATCAACATACAATAGCTTAGGCTGCTTCTGttaactcagtcacatacacagagagcTGCAAATAGCATTCATGATGTACAGCCAAGCCTCAGGCATGTGTGCTGCGGCCTGATGAAAGACAAAGCAACAATCAAATGAAAggagcttttttttaataacattttttaaaactgttCGTCttacataattaaaaaaaaaagtaaaataaaataaagcattttttgGAAAAAGAGCAAGGTCAGCACATCAATAAGAAAGGTTGGTGCAGTACAAGTGTTGCTGGTGAACTCTTTaactgaattttttttgcaaagtACCTGAATTAAAATTCTGAGAGCACCCTTTAAGTAAAATTTGCATAACAAAATTGGCCAAAAtgcttattttctttttttaaatacatcttttttttaactttcaaaaTGACTCCAAGTGTTGTCCGTTTTTTTGTCCTTGCTCTCATGACAACTGCTCCAAATATTTACAACATCTGTGAGGAAAAACTCACATGAAAGAAGTGTacaaatttaaaaatgattaaaaagtaaacaaaaattGCTCTAAGGCatgaaatattacattttttttggtgCTATCATGTAAAAACAACCTGAGTTTACACAATAATTTCTGTCAACGTAAGCCATGATCTGATCCTTCAGAAAGCTGTCCGTACAGTTGTAAAGAAATAAAGTCTTTACAGAAATCTTTTGCTCGTCTCAGTAACGTCGCCATCTACTATCTTGGTAGCCGCGACTGCTGCCCCTGTCATCATAATGTCTGTTGCCACTCCTGTTGTCGTGGTGACGGTTGCCGCTCCTCTCGTTCTGGTGGTGGTAGTTATCCCGGCTGTGGCTGTGTTGCTGTTGACGTCCAGAACCGGGCTCATCTGAGTAGCGGTGGCTCCTGCCGCCACTGTTTATTTGTGAATGAGCGTGCCAGTAAGGGCTGTTATCGTGTTGCCTTGAGCTGCCTCCACCAGAGTTTCCACCTGTAGACTGAGGCTGCAGAGGTTTAGAGAAGCTGCCGTTCAACTGCTCAAGCTGCTGCATGTGGAGCTGCCACATGTTATTCATCTaggtaaaaagacaaacacaacatgtgtaTCAGGGTTAAAGGAGgccaaaaaaaagcaaagtcaTGTTGTTAAACATCCTGCCCCTTAAATATAGAATACAAATACCATCATGATTGTGCAGTAAATTGATGTTGAAAATGTTACCATTGCATGCTTCTGCAGACTATCAGGGGATGAAAAAGACCTCTGCATTTGGGGTGGAGTGTAGGGTGGGGAACTGAACTGGACAGGGGTCCTGTGTGAGTaatgaaagcaaaacaaaaatcattatCGCATAACCGAGTATAatacaacacacatacaaatgttCAACTCACATCACAGATCAGCAAAATAGCACATTGCTTGGCAGACAAAGAATGAATAAAACACCAGCAAACTACTGACCACAAGAAAACGTAtagaatgataaaaaaaatatatcggTGTCCATCTTGTTTGACAGGGAAAATGCTCATCTGACAGAATGTTACCTGCAACCAATTGGTTTTAATTGTCACTTGGACTTAATGTCTAATTTGACtttaaaaactctttttttttttaagtaatctTTACAAATGTATTTTAGAACATTTTTGGAAGATACAACCTAGAAATTCCTTACTTGTAATATAGTTATGTTTGTCTTTTATGTTACCCAAGACATTTTCTGATAAGTCAGAGAGTTGGCTGTATTACTATAAACTAAATAATTTGcccatttttcttctttttggtACAGCAGTATGAAATAATTTAGGCACCATAAAAATGAACAACTTATAGCCAAAACCAACATAAATTAAATTGGTTTGATATTGCTTAGTTTACATTTTTCAGCCAACACTTGGTTTTCCAGTAAATTCTCCAAATAGGCACCGCTACATGAAATCTGGCATGAAACATGGAAACTGCACACTTGCTCCTCTGTATGTATAAATGCAGTTTAGTCCATACTTATTTAATGGCACATCTTTTACCAGTGGTCTCAGTGCAGAGTGGAGAGTCAAAAGCATTAAAACCCCACATTTAATATTCCACGAGGCAGAAGCATCAGAACCTACTGATAACAGCTGATGTTTAGATGAAAGATAATGGACATTACTGATGAAAAATGTCATGATAAAGCAACATGCCTCTTGAGATCAGTGGTAAGGCTAGGATAAGGCTGAGAAGAGCCACACATGCTGACAGAGTTTCTGAGACTTACCTCTGGCCATGGGGACTTGGGGTGTTGACCGGTGAGGAATTCTGTGAGTTTCCTGGGCTGGTGATATGACTGCTACCTGTGAGTTGTGAGATGAGATGAAAGATGAGATGTTTGTAGATAACTGCTGTACATCCTGTGCAAGTACTACAGTCCTGTACTTCCATCGTGTGCCATATTGTTTCTAGATTATTAGTTTCACTGCAGGAAAAACTTGTATCATTTACACAAGGACACACCTAAAGCAGAACGTACAAAGCCAGACATGGCTCGAGCTTGACTGAGATCATTCTACTTAAATCACATAAATTAAGGTGTCACCAGCAACAGAACATTGTGTCTACAATGACATAACATTACAGTCTCCTTAAGCTGGCATTTACAAGTAGCACAGCTGGCTGAATTCTCCACATGCTGCAAACATTAATCTATCACTGTAAATCCAACGAATCTGCGCGCAAAGCTCTCAAAAGTGTAAGAGAAAGTCAGCTCACCCGATCTGAACTGCACATGGATAGGTCTGCCATGCAGCATTGTGCCGTTCAGCATTTTCATGGCGTAAGGCACGGACACTTCATGTTTATAAACGGCAAAGCCAAATGTTTTCTGCTTCCCATCTGCGTCTTTTGGGATTTTAGTTTTGATGAGAGGTCCTgcctgcaaaaacaaacaaccaatgTAGCTACATCCAAAGCTGTACCTAGCCTAGCAActaaagctaatgttagcaactAGCTGCCGTGCATCGACCAAGAAACACAGATCGCTGCGTGTGTACAATATTAACATTACAGCGTATCTGTTCAGAAACAGTTTAAACCAGCATAGGTAACATTTACTTCCATACTAGAATACGTCTGCGTTCTTGCTAACGTTGCTAGCAGTAGCATCTCAGAGTAACGTTACTGACAAAATCACCTGTAAACACAGCTCGAACAGAAGTTCCTCCGTCACTCTTGTATCTATGTTTCTTATGAAAAGCGTCCGGTCTGCTTCCTCCTCTATTCCCATTTTATTTGACCAACTGACTGGAACTGTCCTAGCAATGTCAATGCTAATATATAGCGTTAAAGTCTTTCTGCGCTTATAAACGGAAGGCCTACTTCTTCGTTCTCTTTTGGTTTGATGGGCGGCCTGTAAACAAACGTTCAGACACATTACCACCACCTACCGGACAGGAGTGGGAGGCTTAtattcagagttttttttttctttctttcttttttttttatttttttaattgacaaAATGTACATTAGATTATGGCATTATGTCTTCATAATGgacatttaaacagaaacaggtgcatataacagaaaaaaaaactaagagaaaaagaaataaatacataaaaataaagaggaTGCTAGGGCTTATTTAGCAAATTAaatctgtcaatcaaattaaaaagtTTGATTGCATACTttcctttcattattttaagggCTTTAGTGAAGGAAACAAATTCGTTATGGAACACAAAAAACCTAGGTTTAACTGAcatgtatttgcatttgtgaATGTGAAATTTCCCAAGGATGAGGATATTGTTAATCAAGAAATCATATTCCTTACTTTgtgaaataaaaccataaataatATCATTACGATAGAAGGGTTCAAGTAGAACAGTGGTATGAAGCCAGTCATGAATATCAGTCCAAAAAGCTTCTGAGAAcatacactgaaaaaataagTGATCTGTAGTTTCAATATCGTCACAAAAAGAACATCTATTTGTGTCAAAACCAAACCTTTGACGTAAAAACTCATTCGAGGGATACACACCATTCAgtattttgaaatgcatttctttAGCTTTAGGAGTGATGGGGAACTTTAAGTACTTTGTTCTTAAGGAGTGTATAATGTCCTTGGTGAACACATGGCCAATTGAATTTCTGAATGACAGAAGGGGATAAGAAATTTCGTTATACATACATCTAATTGTTTTGTTAGGAAATTTGGTGGAAGCAAAGTCACATCCACCCACTAGAAGATGTGGAAGACAGGGAGTGACGACTGAGGAATTTGAAAGGCTTCCTCTGATTAGGCCCAGAAAGGGAGAAGGAATAGCTCTGGTTATTGAATTAAAGGATTTTTGATTGATATTCAAATTATATTTCAAACAAAAGTTTTCATGGGACATTATACATCCTTCTTCATCAAGAAAATGAACCACAGACCAAACATTTTTATCCATCAGTTCCTTGTTGTAAAGGGATTTGTTTTTGACCACTATGTACCTGTTGTTCCAAATTGGTGTATTGTGTGGAGTGAAATTATGATTGTATAACATTTTCCAATATAAAAGAACTTGTTGATGAAAAAGGGAGAGTTTAACAGGTAACCTTTGAATGATGAAGTCACAACTTAATAATAATTCTGTACCTCCTAATTTCTTGAAAATTTCTCTAGGAATATGAAACCAAAAAGTGTCGCTATTTAAAAGGGATTTTAACCAATTCATTTTCAGGGTTCCATTTATGAAATCAAAGTCTATGGCTTGTAAACCTCCATATTTATATTCTTTGGTCATTTCCACTTTCTTAATATAAtgagtttttcttttccaaaTATAATCAAAATTAATCTGATTAATCTTTTTGATGGCTCTGTTAGGAATGGCTAGAGAATATGCAGGATAAATACACCTCGAAATGCTCTCCATCTTAGTCAAAAACACTCTACCTAATAAACTTATATCTCTCAGTAACCAGGAATTAAGTTTAGCTTGACAATTATCCAAAACCtcctttatatttttgttttctctttcagtgaCATCTTTAGAGATATATACACCCAGATATTTGACTATCGTCTTTATGGGaatgttgtaaatatttgttaaagCACATTGATGGATTGGCATCAGTTCACATTTGTTTAAATTGAGTTTAAGCCCTGAGGCTTTAGAAAATATTTCAATGTTTCGTAATATTTTTGGAATCTCAGATAGTTGTTTCATAAAAATGGTTGTATCATCCGCTAACTGGCTAATGATTATAGGTTTGCCTAAAACATTTAGGGGAGCAATATTCGAATTCTTGATAAAAATAGAGAGCATCTCAGTggcaataataaaaagaaaaggggaGATTGGGCATCCCTGTTTAATCCCACGTTTGATAGAAAACCTTGGCGAGGTACCCCCTGGTAATGAGACTGAGCTATTTGCATTATCATAAAGAGATTCAATGATGTTTCGAAATTTGTCACCAAATCCAAAACGTTTAAGACATTGGAAAATGAAAGGGTGCTCGATTGAGTCGAAGGCCTTATAAAAGTCAAGGAAAAGAATAAATCCATCATCCTCAATTAAATGACTATAATCTAAAAGATCAAGAATTAACCGAATATTGTTGTGAATAGATCTGTTTTTCATAAAACCAGACTGGGAGTCACTAATAATTTTGTCTAAGTCAGATTTTAATCTATTAGCATAAACGTGAGTTATAATTTTATAGTCAGTGTTCAATAGTGTGATAGGTCTAAGATTATCCAATATTTTTGGGTCCTTGCCAGGTTTAGGGATCAAAGTAATAACTCCTTGCTTCATAGTGGGAGGGAACATTAAATTATCAGATGCTTCTTTTAGCATAAGactaaattgtttttttaataagtcCCAGAAATGACGGTAGAAGTTGATTTATTCAAAGATAGGCTCTCAACTACTTTGTCAAGCTCATCAGCAGTAATATCAGAATCACATAACCTTGCAAAGTCACCTTCTATACATGGAATAGAATTTTCTATGTGTTTGAAAAATGCATCAGAGTCATTTATAGAAAACACGGAGGAGTACAGCTTACTATAAAAGGAAACGATTTCCCTAGCAATGTTGGAAGGGT
Protein-coding sequences here:
- the rbm7 gene encoding RNA-binding protein 7, with the translated sequence MGIEEEADRTLFIRNIDTRVTEELLFELCLQAGPLIKTKIPKDADGKQKTFGFAVYKHEVSVPYAMKMLNGTMLHGRPIHVQFRSGSSHITSPGNSQNSSPVNTPSPHGQRTPVQFSSPPYTPPQMQRSFSSPDSLQKHAMMNNMWQLHMQQLEQLNGSFSKPLQPQSTGGNSGGGSSRQHDNSPYWHAHSQINSGGRSHRYSDEPGSGRQQQHSHSRDNYHHQNERSGNRHHDNRSGNRHYDDRGSSRGYQDSRWRRY